A window of the Parvularcula bermudensis HTCC2503 genome harbors these coding sequences:
- a CDS encoding Na+/H+ antiporter subunit E has product MLSFLTGIAGRIFALLGALFLLWFALSGYFDKATLVMLGAFSVLITVWLCLRSGVMDGEGVPTRVFPGIVSYMLWLTLEIGKANLAVAREVVRPKMRLSPRMIRVKAHQTSDLGKTIFGNSITLTPGTVTVDLTSTGEVLVHALSDDFAEDLGAIEDMGARVCAFDGPEGREWAAQRALAEERS; this is encoded by the coding sequence ATGCTGTCGTTCCTAACAGGCATCGCCGGACGGATTTTTGCGCTTCTCGGCGCCCTTTTCCTTCTCTGGTTCGCCCTGTCGGGATATTTCGACAAAGCGACCCTTGTGATGCTGGGGGCGTTCAGCGTTCTGATTACGGTCTGGCTCTGCTTACGCTCCGGCGTGATGGACGGCGAAGGGGTGCCGACCCGGGTGTTTCCCGGCATCGTCAGCTATATGCTATGGCTGACCCTGGAAATCGGTAAGGCCAACCTGGCCGTTGCGCGTGAGGTGGTGCGCCCCAAAATGCGCCTCTCACCGCGGATGATCCGGGTGAAAGCGCATCAGACCAGCGACCTTGGCAAGACGATATTCGGCAATTCCATTACGCTCACCCCCGGGACAGTGACGGTCGATCTGACCTCAACCGGTGAGGTCTTGGTCCATGCGCTCAGTGACGATTTCGCTGAGGATTTGGGCGCGATCGAGGATATGGGCGCGCGTGTCTGCGCCTTCGATGGGCCTGAGGGGCGCGAATGGGCCGCGCAACGGGCGCTAGCGGAGGAGCGGAGCTGA
- the rpmF gene encoding 50S ribosomal protein L32 — protein sequence MAVPKSKVTRAKRGMRRAHDALGAPSFIEDRESGNLRRNHHIDLKAGTYRGRQVLPPQDD from the coding sequence ATGGCTGTCCCCAAGAGTAAGGTCACCCGCGCCAAACGCGGCATGCGCCGGGCCCATGATGCGCTGGGCGCCCCGTCCTTCATTGAGGACCGGGAGAGCGGCAATCTGCGCCGCAACCACCATATCGACCTGAAGGCCGGCACCTATCGCGGCCGCCAGGTCCTGCCGCCCCAGGACGACTAA
- a CDS encoding redoxin domain-containing protein, protein MLTAFALSALALLAGPRIGETAPDFTARTTTGETITLSDLSDKRVILEWSNHLCPFVQKHYSSGNMQTLQKRSRADDTVWITVVSSAPGKQGFVTAEEANALTKSRGANPSYVILDSEGDIGRLYEAKTTPHMFVIAAGEQQALRYAGAIDSIPSADKNDLARADNYVEQAMRSLDNDRQIVVPQTKPYGCSVKYGD, encoded by the coding sequence ATGCTCACAGCTTTTGCTCTTAGCGCTCTTGCCCTTCTGGCCGGGCCGCGGATCGGAGAGACGGCCCCGGATTTCACCGCCCGTACGACCACTGGCGAAACCATTACCCTGTCCGATCTCAGCGACAAACGCGTGATCCTCGAATGGTCAAATCATCTGTGTCCGTTCGTCCAGAAACATTATTCGAGCGGCAATATGCAGACCTTACAAAAACGGTCGCGGGCCGACGACACGGTGTGGATCACGGTTGTTTCTTCGGCACCAGGGAAACAAGGCTTTGTCACCGCTGAGGAGGCGAACGCTTTGACCAAAAGTCGCGGCGCAAATCCGAGCTATGTCATCCTCGATTCCGAGGGCGATATCGGCCGCCTCTATGAAGCGAAGACAACGCCGCATATGTTCGTCATCGCCGCCGGTGAGCAGCAAGCCCTTCGCTATGCAGGGGCGATCGATAGCATTCCGTCGGCGGACAAGAACGACCTGGCCCGGGCGGATAATTACGTCGAGCAGGCCATGCGCAGTCTCGATAACGATCGCCAGATCGTCGTCCCCCAAACCAAACCCTACGGATGTTCGGTGAAATATGGTGACTGA
- the pgi gene encoding glucose-6-phosphate isomerase, translating into MVTDPSARAFSWKKLTALAAEGPPPLSDLFDHNPGRVAHFSLEAAGVYADYSKTPVNQTILDALYGLARACDFEARRDAMFGGQRINETEERAVLHVALRDTSDRIYTVDGQNVTTDIHAVKDRMKAFVEKVHDGRHDGYGGAPLDTVVNIGIGGSDLGPAMVSRALDPYTVDGRRTFYVSNVDGADIASVLRQIDPERTLFLIASKTFTTQETMTNAETARNWFLSSGGNEAAIAKHFVALSTNEAAVTDFGIDPENMFAFWDWVGGRYSLWSAIGLSIALQIGWSGFEDLLSGARGMDRHFETMPLEGNLPASLALIDVWHRSFLGYSARAVLPYDQSLARLPAYLQQADMESLGKRIDRSGQVVDYPTGAIVFGEPGTNGQHAFYQLLHQGTDVIPCDFIAAACGQVEVGDHHEKLLANFLAQPEALMAGRSVEAARSEALATGKNPETADRLAIHRSFPGDRPTISLLVERLTPEALGALLALYEHRIFVQSILWDINAFDQWGVELGKGLAKTILAELEGEVDVASHDPSTADLIRRIKRLRREGGVA; encoded by the coding sequence ATGGTGACTGATCCCTCGGCCCGCGCCTTTTCCTGGAAGAAGCTCACAGCTCTCGCGGCGGAGGGGCCCCCTCCTCTGTCTGATTTGTTCGATCACAATCCGGGGCGTGTCGCGCATTTCTCCCTTGAGGCGGCAGGGGTGTATGCGGACTACTCCAAAACGCCTGTCAACCAGACCATTCTCGATGCCCTTTATGGCTTGGCAAGGGCCTGCGATTTCGAGGCACGGCGCGACGCGATGTTTGGGGGGCAGCGGATCAACGAAACCGAGGAGCGGGCGGTGCTGCACGTCGCGCTTCGCGATACCTCTGACCGGATTTACACGGTCGACGGACAGAATGTGACAACCGACATCCATGCGGTAAAGGACCGTATGAAGGCCTTCGTCGAGAAGGTTCATGACGGTCGCCATGACGGCTATGGCGGTGCGCCTCTCGATACTGTGGTAAATATCGGGATCGGCGGATCGGATTTGGGTCCCGCCATGGTTTCGCGGGCTCTCGATCCGTACACTGTTGACGGGCGACGAACTTTTTATGTGTCGAATGTCGATGGGGCGGACATTGCCTCGGTCCTGCGGCAGATCGATCCTGAGCGGACATTGTTTCTCATTGCGTCCAAGACCTTTACCACCCAGGAAACGATGACGAATGCCGAAACGGCGCGGAACTGGTTCTTGTCCAGCGGCGGTAACGAAGCGGCGATCGCCAAGCATTTCGTCGCCCTCTCGACGAATGAAGCGGCGGTTACCGATTTTGGCATTGATCCAGAGAATATGTTTGCCTTTTGGGACTGGGTCGGCGGGCGCTATTCCCTATGGTCCGCAATCGGCCTTTCCATTGCGCTTCAGATCGGTTGGTCCGGTTTTGAAGATCTTCTCTCCGGGGCACGGGGGATGGACCGTCATTTCGAAACGATGCCTCTCGAAGGAAATTTGCCGGCAAGCCTGGCTTTGATCGATGTATGGCACCGGTCATTCCTTGGCTATTCGGCGCGCGCCGTTCTCCCTTACGATCAAAGTCTTGCCCGCCTCCCCGCCTATCTTCAGCAGGCGGATATGGAGAGCCTCGGAAAGCGAATCGACCGGTCTGGCCAGGTCGTCGATTATCCGACAGGTGCCATTGTCTTCGGTGAGCCAGGCACGAATGGTCAGCACGCATTTTATCAATTGTTGCATCAGGGAACGGATGTCATCCCTTGCGATTTTATTGCTGCGGCCTGCGGTCAGGTCGAGGTCGGCGACCACCACGAGAAGCTGCTTGCTAATTTCCTGGCCCAACCCGAAGCGTTGATGGCGGGGCGTTCGGTCGAGGCAGCGAGGTCGGAGGCCTTGGCCACGGGAAAAAATCCGGAGACGGCAGATCGTCTGGCGATCCATCGAAGCTTTCCGGGGGATCGGCCCACAATCAGCCTATTGGTTGAAAGGCTCACGCCTGAGGCGCTGGGGGCGCTCCTTGCGCTCTACGAGCACCGAATTTTCGTTCAGTCGATCCTCTGGGATATCAACGCCTTCGATCAATGGGGGGTCGAACTCGGTAAGGGATTGGCCAAGACAATCCTGGCTGAGCTTGAGGGGGAAGTCGATGTCGCGTCGCACGATCCGTCTACGGCGGACCTGATAAGGCGGATTAAGCGCCTCCGGCGTGAGGGAGGCGTGGCTTAG
- the mnhG gene encoding monovalent cation/H(+) antiporter subunit G: MIEIVLDILSWVLLLAGGALVIIGSLGILRFPDFYTRLHAAGITDTFGADLVLLAMALQAPDLITAIKLFMIFVFLVLTSPVSTHAAAHAAFVGGQRALLGPKLIPAQSHHAMEAIDEEREA; this comes from the coding sequence ATGATCGAGATCGTGCTCGACATCCTTTCCTGGGTCCTGTTGCTGGCCGGCGGCGCCCTGGTCATCATCGGCTCATTGGGGATTTTGCGCTTCCCCGATTTCTACACACGGCTTCACGCCGCCGGGATTACCGACACGTTCGGCGCGGATCTGGTCCTCCTGGCCATGGCGCTTCAGGCGCCGGATTTAATTACCGCCATTAAACTCTTCATGATTTTTGTCTTCCTGGTGCTGACAAGTCCGGTGTCCACCCACGCCGCCGCCCATGCCGCCTTCGTTGGCGGACAGCGCGCCTTGCTTGGGCCGAAATTGATACCGGCCCAGAGCCATCATGCCATGGAAGCCATTGATGAAGAGAGGGAGGCATGA
- a CDS encoding monovalent cation/H+ antiporter complex subunit F, translating to MFVAIAAAIAVALCLVMIRAIAGPTLYDRVLAVNSVGTKTVLLLGVIGFLTNRPAFLDIALLYALLNFVTTIAVLKFFSYQNLTPAMSGGRGMARFPMDESAEEKAEP from the coding sequence ATGTTTGTCGCCATTGCCGCCGCCATTGCCGTTGCCCTTTGCCTCGTGATGATCCGCGCGATTGCCGGGCCGACCCTGTACGACCGGGTGCTGGCGGTGAATAGTGTCGGTACCAAGACGGTTTTGTTGTTGGGGGTCATCGGTTTTTTGACTAATCGTCCGGCCTTTCTCGATATCGCTCTTCTTTATGCCCTCCTGAACTTCGTCACGACGATCGCCGTTCTGAAATTTTTCAGCTACCAGAATTTGACGCCGGCGATGTCGGGGGGGCGCGGTATGGCCCGCTTTCCCATGGACGAAAGCGCCGAGGAGAAGGCCGAGCCATGA
- a CDS encoding Na(+)/H(+) antiporter subunit B → MGHLILRITIKLLFAPIILFAFYVQFHGDYGPGGGFQAGVVLAVAFILHALGFGLVATKKVVPPALLPWAMAMGVLLYGGTGVLTLLLGGNYLDYDVLQPDSHHHAGQHMGIFFVELGVGLAVAATMLQIFYAFSGREPEPRDEEW, encoded by the coding sequence ATGGGCCACCTAATCCTCCGCATCACCATTAAATTATTGTTCGCGCCGATAATCCTTTTTGCCTTTTATGTCCAATTCCACGGCGACTATGGGCCGGGCGGCGGTTTCCAGGCGGGGGTCGTCCTCGCTGTGGCGTTCATTCTCCACGCTTTGGGCTTCGGCCTTGTGGCAACCAAGAAGGTCGTGCCGCCTGCGCTCTTGCCCTGGGCGATGGCGATGGGGGTTCTTCTTTACGGCGGAACGGGTGTTCTCACCTTGCTCCTCGGCGGAAACTATCTCGACTACGACGTTTTGCAGCCTGACAGCCATCACCATGCCGGACAGCATATGGGGATCTTCTTCGTCGAGCTTGGCGTGGGGCTGGCCGTGGCCGCCACCATGCTGCAAATTTTTTACGCGTTCTCAGGGCGGGAGCCCGAGCCGCGGGACGAAGAGTGGTAG
- the purE gene encoding 5-(carboxyamino)imidazole ribonucleotide mutase: MVVSSPDAAPVAIVMGSTSDWPTMGEAAAILDDLAVAHDDLIVSAHRTPDRLFGFAKEAASRGTKVIIAGAGGAAHLPGMVAALTPLPVLGVPVKSSSLSGLDSLLSIVQMPGGVPVGTLAIGAAGAKNAGLLAAQILALGDADLAARLGAWRAAQTESVVDMPPQEPLHP; encoded by the coding sequence ATGGTCGTCTCTTCCCCCGATGCCGCCCCTGTGGCCATCGTCATGGGCTCAACGAGCGATTGGCCGACAATGGGCGAAGCTGCGGCCATCCTCGATGACCTTGCCGTTGCTCACGACGACCTCATCGTTTCCGCCCATCGTACGCCCGATCGTCTCTTCGGCTTTGCAAAAGAGGCGGCGTCACGCGGCACGAAGGTGATTATCGCCGGTGCCGGCGGCGCGGCCCATTTGCCAGGAATGGTTGCGGCCCTGACGCCTTTGCCGGTGTTGGGTGTGCCGGTGAAAAGTTCCTCGCTGTCCGGCCTCGATAGCCTCCTTTCCATCGTGCAAATGCCCGGCGGCGTTCCGGTCGGTACCCTCGCCATCGGGGCGGCGGGCGCGAAGAACGCGGGTCTCCTGGCGGCGCAAATCCTCGCCTTGGGGGATGCCGATCTTGCGGCCCGTCTTGGGGCTTGGCGCGCGGCGCAGACCGAGAGTGTTGTCGACATGCCGCCGCAGGAGCCATTGCACCCATGA
- a CDS encoding DUF4040 domain-containing protein, with product MMPTPIESGFDTPLSPTVALDVFLLSLLVVCAFAMVVQRRLFAVAMLSGIYSLLSAVFFVLMDAVDVAFTEAAVGAGVSTVLVLSGMMLASRREKKVSRTRAFLPLLIVGVVGVGLVYSTIDMPHFGDPNSPANAHVGRLYLENSPQDIDVPNIVTAILASYRGFDTFGEVVVVFTAGLACLMLLGPGSMRGGRNVSDQRPQHLAAPEGEPLQMVVEETGVKEER from the coding sequence ATGATGCCGACGCCGATCGAAAGCGGTTTTGATACGCCGCTCTCCCCCACTGTCGCTCTCGACGTCTTTTTGCTCTCCTTATTGGTGGTGTGCGCCTTTGCCATGGTGGTGCAAAGGCGGCTGTTCGCCGTGGCGATGCTGTCTGGCATTTACTCGCTTTTGTCGGCTGTCTTTTTCGTGCTGATGGACGCCGTCGACGTGGCCTTTACCGAGGCGGCGGTCGGGGCGGGGGTCTCCACTGTGCTCGTCCTTTCGGGCATGATGCTGGCATCGCGGCGTGAGAAGAAAGTGTCGAGGACAAGAGCGTTCCTCCCCCTCCTTATTGTGGGGGTGGTCGGGGTGGGGCTCGTCTATTCGACCATTGATATGCCGCATTTCGGCGACCCCAATAGTCCGGCCAACGCCCATGTCGGGCGGCTTTATCTCGAAAACAGTCCACAGGATATCGACGTGCCGAACATCGTCACGGCGATTCTTGCGAGTTATCGGGGGTTCGATACCTTTGGCGAGGTGGTGGTCGTCTTTACGGCGGGGCTTGCCTGCTTGATGCTATTGGGCCCAGGGTCGATGCGCGGGGGGCGGAATGTCTCGGACCAGCGGCCCCAGCATCTGGCAGCGCCCGAGGGCGAGCCGTTGCAGATGGTCGTTGAAGAGACCGGCGTGAAGGAGGAACGGTAG
- a CDS encoding 5-(carboxyamino)imidazole ribonucleotide synthase: MNGALSPGATIGILGAGQLGRMLATAAARLGFRVHTFSPETSPPAAQVAAHHVPAAYDDEDALAAFAEGVDAATFEFENIPPQTVSFLRDRGVPVRPDDKVLAVCQDRLAEKAFLEAQGIVPAPHAQVDGRSDLEAALARLGPDAILKTRRFGYDGKGQKRLSADTPLGAVDDLLTQPCVLEQKVPFTAEFSVIGARGEAGDVAFYEPSRNDHAGGILRRSTVPASLPPAPLAAAQAAVRNCLMSLDYVGVLAVEFFWGEETGLIANEMAPRVHNSGHWTHEACLTSQFEQHIRAVAGWPLGLTDRHSDAVMENILGAEVDDWARLAGTPGLAVTLYGKADQRPGRKMGHTVRLSPKRG; encoded by the coding sequence ATGAACGGCGCGCTCAGCCCCGGGGCGACAATCGGCATTTTGGGGGCGGGCCAGCTGGGCCGCATGTTGGCGACCGCTGCTGCGCGTCTTGGCTTCCGAGTGCACACCTTTTCGCCCGAAACGTCCCCGCCCGCGGCGCAGGTGGCAGCTCACCATGTTCCCGCTGCCTATGATGACGAAGATGCCCTGGCGGCTTTTGCGGAAGGGGTCGATGCGGCGACCTTCGAGTTCGAAAACATCCCCCCCCAAACCGTCAGTTTTCTTCGCGACCGCGGGGTTCCGGTGCGGCCAGACGATAAAGTCCTTGCGGTCTGTCAGGACCGGCTCGCCGAAAAAGCCTTTCTTGAGGCGCAAGGGATCGTGCCCGCGCCCCATGCACAGGTCGACGGCCGATCGGATCTTGAGGCCGCCCTGGCGCGCCTTGGGCCTGACGCGATCCTGAAGACCCGTCGCTTCGGTTATGACGGGAAAGGGCAGAAGCGGTTGTCGGCCGACACCCCGCTCGGCGCGGTGGACGACCTGCTGACCCAACCGTGCGTGCTTGAACAAAAGGTGCCCTTCACCGCCGAATTTTCCGTGATCGGGGCGCGAGGGGAGGCGGGGGATGTCGCCTTCTACGAGCCCTCCCGGAACGATCATGCGGGAGGGATTTTGCGGCGATCCACCGTGCCCGCATCCTTGCCGCCGGCGCCACTGGCGGCTGCCCAAGCGGCGGTGCGCAATTGCCTCATGAGCCTCGATTATGTGGGCGTTCTCGCGGTTGAATTTTTTTGGGGGGAAGAAACGGGCTTGATCGCCAACGAAATGGCGCCGCGGGTCCACAATTCAGGGCATTGGACCCACGAGGCCTGTCTCACCTCGCAATTCGAACAGCATATTCGGGCGGTCGCGGGGTGGCCTTTGGGGCTGACGGATCGTCATAGCGATGCGGTGATGGAAAATATCCTCGGCGCAGAGGTCGACGACTGGGCGCGCCTAGCTGGTACGCCCGGTCTGGCGGTGACGCTGTACGGCAAGGCGGACCAGCGGCCAGGGCGCAAAATGGGGCATACGGTCCGCCTGTCGCCGAAGCGCGGATAG
- a CDS encoding DUF2336 domain-containing protein translates to MTTAPAYNLQPSAPEAPGQASGGAGNIAQRTELARRLTDVLALPSGQVNDHERAFTADMLNELLHDVTLAIRVEVAERLAQVLPPPAMLLRRLLLEPIEVAGPLLKAYRSIPEGMLIEAARRSEAHRRAIAQRISISDVVADVIFEEGDVSLVVQLLQREELVIAEYRIDELVSRSMSEPAICGPLMQRLELQPRHGFTMFWWLCSEDRQKILARFSIERTVVQDALKKLFCEVFPDPEPDLVVKRILVLCDRRHRPRGKNGEAVSIDVVEKMLVRARAHPRPELVQATGLLAGVEATTAHRVMMDEGPEPFAVMAKSVGVSRGAFRQILEKAQLAQSTDGSRASITDLSIEESVAVFDSMARDYARTILRYWDWRMRITREDVAP, encoded by the coding sequence ATGACCACCGCACCTGCTTATAATTTGCAGCCCTCCGCCCCGGAGGCGCCGGGCCAAGCGTCCGGCGGCGCAGGCAATATTGCGCAGCGGACCGAATTGGCACGGCGCCTGACCGACGTTCTTGCGCTGCCTTCGGGGCAGGTAAATGACCATGAGCGGGCTTTCACCGCCGACATGCTCAATGAGCTGCTGCATGATGTGACCTTGGCGATCCGTGTCGAAGTGGCCGAACGGCTGGCCCAGGTACTGCCGCCGCCGGCCATGCTATTACGGCGCCTTCTCCTTGAACCGATCGAAGTGGCAGGCCCCCTCCTCAAAGCGTATCGCTCCATTCCGGAGGGCATGCTGATCGAGGCTGCCCGGCGGAGCGAGGCCCATCGAAGGGCCATCGCCCAGCGGATCTCGATTTCCGATGTGGTGGCGGATGTTATCTTCGAAGAGGGCGATGTGTCGCTGGTTGTCCAGCTGCTCCAGCGTGAGGAATTGGTGATCGCCGAATATCGGATCGACGAACTTGTGTCTCGCTCGATGAGCGAACCGGCCATTTGCGGCCCGCTTATGCAGCGACTGGAATTACAGCCGCGGCACGGCTTTACGATGTTCTGGTGGTTATGCAGTGAGGATCGGCAGAAGATTCTCGCCCGTTTTTCCATCGAACGGACCGTCGTCCAGGACGCCTTGAAGAAATTGTTCTGCGAGGTTTTTCCGGATCCTGAGCCGGATCTGGTCGTCAAGCGGATCCTGGTCTTGTGTGACCGCCGCCATCGCCCGCGCGGGAAGAATGGGGAGGCGGTCTCGATCGACGTCGTCGAGAAGATGCTGGTTCGGGCCCGTGCCCATCCGCGCCCCGAGTTGGTCCAGGCGACGGGCCTGCTTGCCGGCGTCGAGGCCACCACGGCCCACCGGGTGATGATGGACGAAGGCCCCGAACCCTTTGCCGTTATGGCAAAATCGGTTGGGGTGAGCCGGGGCGCCTTCCGACAGATTTTAGAGAAGGCGCAATTGGCTCAATCGACCGATGGGAGCAGGGCGAGCATCACCGATCTAAGCATCGAAGAGTCTGTGGCCGTGTTCGACTCCATGGCCCGTGACTATGCGCGTACCATCCTCCGCTATTGGGATTGGCGCATGCGGATCACGCGCGAGGATGTCGCCCCTTAG